The proteins below come from a single Aquarana catesbeiana isolate 2022-GZ linkage group LG12, ASM4218655v1, whole genome shotgun sequence genomic window:
- the LOC141114308 gene encoding keratin, type I cytoskeletal 19-like isoform X2, with the protein MSSYSIKRIGGFGGGSNRLSMVSHRVPSTHEGSSGKNLSFLTSRMVTSEVSGLGSNLSGRLGDLDGGSGGSYSSSFSYGYGGGFAAGDGLLGGREKETMQNLNDRLASYLDKVHSLEKANAELEINIREWYEKQAPSSSHDYSQYYKVIEDLRNKIHDATVVNANMILQIENAKLAGDDFRAKFETEHSFRLNVEADISGIRKVLDEMTLNRSDLELQVEGLKEELIYLKKNNEEEMNALRGQARGSVSVEMDAAPAVDLIKMLAQVRDEYETLSEINRKEVEDWYFKKTEELNREVASHSEQIQSSITEITDLKRILQGLEIELQAHLSMKSALERTLAETESQYCVQLSQLKDLVSGIEVQLVELRTDIERQNSEHKILMDVKTRLEQEISTYRRLLNGEDVSL; encoded by the exons ATGTCTTCATATAGCATCAAAAGGATAGGTGGGTTTGGTGGTGGCTCAAACAGATTGAGCATGGTTAGCCACAGGGTACCTAGCACTCATGAAGGTAGCAGTGGCAAAAACCTCTCCTTCTTAACCTCAAGGATGGTAACTTCTGAGGTCAGTGGTCTTGGTAGCAACTTAAGTGGTAGACTAGGTGACCTAGATGGTGGTTCTGGTGGCAGCTACTCATCTAGTTTTAGTTATGGCTATGGGGGTGGATTTGCAGCTGGAGATGGCCTCCTGGGTGGAAGGGAGAAGGAGACCATGCAAAACCTAAATGACCGTCTGGCCTCCTACCTGGACAAGGTGCACTCTCTGGAGAAGGCCAATGCTGAGCTAGAGATCAACATCAGGGAATGGTATGAGAAGCAAGCCCCCAGCTCATCACATGACTACAGCCAGTACTACAAGGTTATTGAAGATCTTCGTAACAAG ATCCATGATGCCACCGTGGTCAATGCCAACATGATCCTGCAGATTGAGAATGCTAAACTGGCTGGTGATGACTTTCGAGCCAA GTTTGAAACTGAACATTCCTTTAGACTGAACGTTGAGGCTGACATCAGTGGCATACGTAAAGTCCTGGATGAAATGACTCTAAACAGGTCTGATCTGGAGCTTCAGGTTGAGGGTTTGAAGGAAGAATTGATCTACCTGAAGAAGAACAATGAAGAG GAAATGAATGCCTTGCGTGGACAAGCTCGTGGCAGTGTCAGTGTGGAGATGGACGCTGCCCCAGCTGTTGACTTGATCAAGATGTTGGCTCAAGTGAGAGACGAATATGAAACTCTGTCTGAAATCAACCGCAAGGAAGTTGAAGACTGGTACTTTAAAAAG ACAGAAGAGCTGAACAGAGAAGTTGCAAGTCACAGTGAACAGATCCAGTCCAGCATTACCGAGATCACTGACCTTAAACGTATACTTCAAGGCTTAGAGATTGAACTGCAGGCCCACCtaagcatg AAATCAGCATTGGAACGTACCTTGGCAGAGACAGAAAGTCAATATTGCGTACAGCTCTCTCAACTGAAAGACCTGGTTAGTGGCATAGAAGTTCAGCTTGTTGAATTGCGAACAGATATAGAACGCCAAAACTCAGAGCACAAAATCCTCATGGATGTTAAGACCCGTCTTGAACAGGAAATCTCCACCTACAGACGCCTCCTGAATGGAGAAGATGTTAG CCTCTGA
- the LOC141114308 gene encoding keratin, type I cytoskeletal 19-like isoform X1 — protein MSSYSIKRIGGFGGGSNRLSMVSHRVPSTHEGSSGKNLSFLTSRMVTSEVSGLGSNLSGRLGDLDGGSGGSYSSSFSYGYGGGFAAGDGLLGGREKETMQNLNDRLASYLDKVHSLEKANAELEINIREWYEKQAPSSSHDYSQYYKVIEDLRNKIHDATVVNANMILQIENAKLAGDDFRAKFETEHSFRLNVEADISGIRKVLDEMTLNRSDLELQVEGLKEELIYLKKNNEEEMNALRGQARGSVSVEMDAAPAVDLIKMLAQVRDEYETLSEINRKEVEDWYFKKTEELNREVASHSEQIQSSITEITDLKRILQGLEIELQAHLSMKSALERTLAETESQYCVQLSQLKDLVSGIEVQLVELRTDIERQNSEHKILMDVKTRLEQEISTYRRLLNGEDVRISYKETSETTRYVRNISEETIDGKVASTKEKVYHTNYY, from the exons ATGTCTTCATATAGCATCAAAAGGATAGGTGGGTTTGGTGGTGGCTCAAACAGATTGAGCATGGTTAGCCACAGGGTACCTAGCACTCATGAAGGTAGCAGTGGCAAAAACCTCTCCTTCTTAACCTCAAGGATGGTAACTTCTGAGGTCAGTGGTCTTGGTAGCAACTTAAGTGGTAGACTAGGTGACCTAGATGGTGGTTCTGGTGGCAGCTACTCATCTAGTTTTAGTTATGGCTATGGGGGTGGATTTGCAGCTGGAGATGGCCTCCTGGGTGGAAGGGAGAAGGAGACCATGCAAAACCTAAATGACCGTCTGGCCTCCTACCTGGACAAGGTGCACTCTCTGGAGAAGGCCAATGCTGAGCTAGAGATCAACATCAGGGAATGGTATGAGAAGCAAGCCCCCAGCTCATCACATGACTACAGCCAGTACTACAAGGTTATTGAAGATCTTCGTAACAAG ATCCATGATGCCACCGTGGTCAATGCCAACATGATCCTGCAGATTGAGAATGCTAAACTGGCTGGTGATGACTTTCGAGCCAA GTTTGAAACTGAACATTCCTTTAGACTGAACGTTGAGGCTGACATCAGTGGCATACGTAAAGTCCTGGATGAAATGACTCTAAACAGGTCTGATCTGGAGCTTCAGGTTGAGGGTTTGAAGGAAGAATTGATCTACCTGAAGAAGAACAATGAAGAG GAAATGAATGCCTTGCGTGGACAAGCTCGTGGCAGTGTCAGTGTGGAGATGGACGCTGCCCCAGCTGTTGACTTGATCAAGATGTTGGCTCAAGTGAGAGACGAATATGAAACTCTGTCTGAAATCAACCGCAAGGAAGTTGAAGACTGGTACTTTAAAAAG ACAGAAGAGCTGAACAGAGAAGTTGCAAGTCACAGTGAACAGATCCAGTCCAGCATTACCGAGATCACTGACCTTAAACGTATACTTCAAGGCTTAGAGATTGAACTGCAGGCCCACCtaagcatg AAATCAGCATTGGAACGTACCTTGGCAGAGACAGAAAGTCAATATTGCGTACAGCTCTCTCAACTGAAAGACCTGGTTAGTGGCATAGAAGTTCAGCTTGTTGAATTGCGAACAGATATAGAACGCCAAAACTCAGAGCACAAAATCCTCATGGATGTTAAGACCCGTCTTGAACAGGAAATCTCCACCTACAGACGCCTCCTGAATGGAGAAGATGTTAG AATTTCCTACAAAGAAA CCTCTGAAACTACACGTTATGTCCGCAACATCTCTGAGGAAACCATAGATGGAAAGGTTGCTTCTACAAAGGAGAAAGTCTATCACACAAactattactga